The following are encoded together in the Acipenser ruthenus chromosome 24, fAciRut3.2 maternal haplotype, whole genome shotgun sequence genome:
- the LOC117429944 gene encoding myocardial zonula adherens protein, with amino-acid sequence MIRYSSASGTTVTTSDSLDQARSRGVRTMRLTLQAHDSSPIQDEATKKGKTDNEEKPVTPTRRRKNGHVHSERTAITETPVLHLSSVSNGASSEPHKRGMVYGVVHRPDADSRREVVVREWSANQLTDEMNYIKEVRVSLEKVRERMYGEFGGIQQKMQQLSQDIRVANSQRQSLQSEVQVKTAALESYDQMSSSLTSVTIDLQKSLVDSSFERNDMRQEMRSLKESYENAVEKLKEKERQLEAALTENETLKLKVESSQEANSQVLQDMTRKLYNEYEDKLGEVQRIHRRELEALQAQANEYIRQIQEANEKVRIAEEKINEKDQRIGELDRLILCMGEEQSQLQRSLQENEQQRQRLRQTDEIDGPEKSRRSQLLKEEASSLRERIKHLDDLVHNQQRKVKQMIGEIENLKRQIEQKDMCIEQLLERVSIVDCENKELQDKMDYLMSLSNTPRDHMETREIGVECDLPYRRFVQTLPDKGKKISDFVEKVRSALAHIEDVERTKDMLSTVKMEFESRFQPRSTIMEKEHGHNTIDISTSQTQLLKTFINSSKTESKYTKQNGDTLATAETISEYIDVHMPQNNCDTPADSLARVNMETATTTLLGQPVYGVKINSALKNDEELAQVFEKVTLADETEVMAGLDDTRQETVSIGDNRQNNNPFGINQPQKKPHYIEVFEKAEKNPAVRKSKFKPNQLPSGSRGSSSAGSSSPSHSPRRPESQLSPAERLLRDKKHLDDITAAKLPPLHHLPTQLLSMEESAALQQGQKKKYEEVQATVAAQKLAEKLNVRMVAFNPEGEAMVKYREVRDDGDIHSSEDD; translated from the exons AGGGGTGTCCGCACCATGCGACTGACTCTCCAGGCTCACGACTCTTCCCCGATACAGGATGAGGCCACGAAGAAAGGAAAAACAGACAAT GAAGAGAAGCCAGTCACCCCGACCAGGAGAAGGAAGAATGGGCATGTCCACAGTGAGAGAACAGCCATCACTGAGACGCCCGTACTG CATCTCTCCAGTGTGTCGAATGGAGCCTCGTCAGAGCCCCACAAGAGGGGCATGGTCTACGGGGTGGTACACAGGCCCGACGCAGACAGCCGGAGGGAAGTAGTGGTCCGTGAGTGGTCAGCGAACCAGCTGACAGATGAGATGAACTACATCAAAGAG GTGAGAGTTTCCTTGGAGAAGGTTAGAGAGAGAATGTATGGAGAATTTGGAGGAATACAGCAGAAAATGCAGCAGCTTTCGCAGGACATAAGA GTTGCGAATTCACAGCGGCAGTCCTTGCAGTCTGAAGTGCAGGTGAAGACAGCAGCACTTGAAAGCTACGACCAGATGAGCAGCTCGCTCACGTCGGTGACAATTGATTTGCAG AAGTCCCTCGTGGACAGCAGCTTTGAGAGAAACGACATGAGACAGGAGATGAGGAGTCTGAAGGAGTCCTATGAGAATGCTGTGGAGAAACTGAAAGAAAAGGAGAGACAGCTGGAAGCAGCCCTGACAGAAAACGAGACCCTGAAACTCAAG GTAGAATCCTCCCAAGAAGCGAATTCTCAGGTGCTCCAAGATATGACCAGAAAACTTTACAATGAATATGAAGACAAACTGGGGGAGGTGCAGCGCATACACAGGAGAGAACTGGAGGCTCTTCAG GCCCAAGCCAATGAATATATTAGGCAGATTCAGGAGGCCAATGAGAAGGTGAGAATAGCAGAGGAGAAGATTAATGAGAAAGACCAAAGGATTGGTGAACTAGATCGACTCATCCTCTGCATGGGAGAG GAACAAAGCCAGCTTCAGAGGAGCTTACAAGAAAATGAGCAACAGAGACAGAGACTGAGACAGACAGATGAGATTGACGGGCCAGAGAAAAGCAGGAG GTCCCAGCTGCTGAAGGAGGAGGCTTCTAGTCTGAGGGAACGAATCAAACACCTGGACGACTTGGtccacaaccagcagaggaaagtCAAGCAGATGATTGGGGAG ATTGAAAATTTGAAGAGACAGATTGAGCAGAAAGACATGTGTATAGAACAGCTGCTGGAAAGAGTATCAATCGTGGACTGTGAG AATAAGGAGTTGCAAGACAAGATGGATTATTTGATGTCTCTTAGTAATACACCAAGAGATCATATGGAAACTAGGGAAATTGGAGTTGAATGTGACCTCCCTTACAG GAGATTTGTTCAGACTCTTCCTGATAAAGGGAAGAAGATTTCAGACTTTGTTGAAAAAGTTCGATCAGCCCTTGCTCACATTGAAGATGTGGAGAGGACAAAAGATATGCTGTCTACAGTGAAAATGGAGTTTGAATCTAGATTTCAGCCGAGGAGTACCATAATGGAGAAAGAACATGGACACAATACTATAGACATCAGTACCTCACAAACACAGCTTTTAAAAACGTTTATTAATAGCAGTAAAACCGAAagcaaatatacaaaacaaaatggagaTACATTAGCAACAGCAGAAACTATATCGGAATATATTGATGTTCACATGCCCCAAAACAATTGTGATACACCAGCAGATAGCCTAGCTCGGGTAAATATGGAGACTGCAACGACTACTCTTCTAGGTCAACCAGTTTATGGTGTGAAAATAAACTCTGCCCTCAAAAACGATGAGGAACTTGCACAAGTATTTGAAAAGGTCACGCTGGCAGATGAAACTGAAGTCATGGCTGGCCTTGATGACACACGGCAGGAAACGGTTTCCATTGGTGACAACAGACAGAATAACAATCCGTTTGGAATCAATCAGCCACAGAAAAAGCCTCATTATATTGAAGTGTTTGAGAAGGCAGAGAAGAATCCAGCTGTTAGGAAATCTAAATTTAAACCTAATCA gttaCCCTCTGGATCTCGTGGGTCTTCTTCAGCTGGCTCCTCATCACCCAGCCACTCTCCAAGAAGACCCGAGTCCCAGCTTTCTCCAGCAGAGAGACTCCTCCGAGACAAGAAACACCTTGATGATATCACAGCAGCCAAACTACCTCCACTTCACCACCTGCCAACCCAGTTACTGTCCATggaggagtctgcagcactgcagCAGGGACAGAAAAAGAAATACGAG GAGGTGCAAGCCACAGTTGCTGCACAGAAACTTGCTGAAAAGCTGAATGTCCGAATGGTGGCCTTCAACCCTGAAGGGGAAGCAATGGTGAAATACAGAGAAGTTCGTGATGATGGAGACATTCACTCTTCAGAGGATGATTAG